The proteins below are encoded in one region of Oncorhynchus masou masou isolate Uvic2021 chromosome 15, UVic_Omas_1.1, whole genome shotgun sequence:
- the LOC135555892 gene encoding epoxide hydrolase 3, with product MSNSVIVDLLLVPTRLCLWFQSVLYWFLVYGTAGLTAGLVLTRIAWRALKDPYGTFHWTVRKKQPACLRDPTLGKHGYLWGRSSGLRFHYVTKGDSRNPLMLFLHGFPENWYSWRYQLCGFSGQYHTVAMDLRGCGDSDAPSQLEDYSLEKLCHDIRDAIDELGHTSCVLVGHDWGGMLAWHFTLERPDMVQRLVIMNAPHPASWLDAVLRRPSELLRCGHACFFQLPALPEFTLSLEDFKLVRSLLCGGRGGIRNRARRLTEAQLEGYLYRLSQPGGLTAPLNYYRSLLSNALYKHQEVEVPCLLIWGEADSILVEGMSGGTRPYARGSVTLHTIPGCSHWVQQDQPETVNQLLWEFLLDREKDVERCSSRRGAGWAIKWTRE from the exons ATGAGCAATTCCGTGATCGTGGACCTTCTCCTGGTTCCGACCAGATTGTGTCTGTGGTTTCAGTCTGTGCTGTACTGGTTTCTTGTATATGGCACGGCTGGACTCACAGCCGGACTGGTTCTTACCCGGATCGCATGGCGTGCACTGAAAGACCCCTACGGGACCTTCCATTGGACAGTCCGCAAGAAGCAGCCCGCATGTCTGCGTGATCCCACTCTGGGCAAACACGGCTACTTGTGGGGCAGG AGCTCTGGTTTGAGGTTCCATTATGTAACCAAAGGAGACAGCAGGAATCCTCTAATGCTCTTCCTTCATGGATTCCCAGAGaattg GTACTCGTGGCGCTACCAGCTGTGTGGGTTTAGTGGACAGTACCACACGGTGGCAATGGACCTGCGTGGCTGTGGCGACTCTGACGCACCCTCCCAGCTGGAGGACTACTCTCTGGAGAAACTCTGTCACGATATCAGGGACGCCATTGATGAACTAG GCCACACCAGTTGTGTGTTGGTGGGCCATGACTGGGGCGGTATGCTGGCCTGGCACTTCACACTGGAGAGGCCTGATATGGTGCAGCGACTGGTCATCATGAACGCACCGCACCCTGCCTCTTGGCTAG ATGCAGTGTTGAGGAGGCCCTCTGAGCTTCTGCGCTGTGGTCATGCCTGCTTCTTCCAGCTCCCTGCACTCCCAGAGTTCACTCTATCACTGGAGGACTTCAAG TTGGTGCGTAGTCTGCTGTGTGGGGGTCGTGGTGGCATCAGGAACCGTGCCCGCAGGCTGACTGAAGCTCAGCTCGAGGGTTATCTCTACCGCCTGTCCCAACCTGGCGGGCTGACCGCACCCCTCAACTACTATCGCTCACTACTCAG TAACGCCCTTTACAAGCACCAGGAAGTGGAGGTGCCGTGCCTGCTGATCTGGGGCGAGGCTGACAGCATCCTGGTAGAGGGGATGTCTGGGGGCACCAGGCCCTACGCCCGAGGGTCTGTCACCTTACACACCATCCCTGGGTGCAGCCACTGGGTACAGCAGGACCAGCCAGAGACGGTCAACCAGCTGCTGTGGGAGTTCCTTCTGGATAGGGAGAAGGACGTGGAGCGCTGCTCCTCACGGAGAGGTGCAGGCTGGGCCATCAAGTGGACCAGAGAGTAA